Below is a window of Raphanus sativus cultivar WK10039 unplaced genomic scaffold, ASM80110v3 Scaffold5326, whole genome shotgun sequence DNA.
tcgtctctctctctgcttctcTTGTCCATCGCCGACTATGGCCAAGGAGAAACTGAAGCCTCTTCTCACCTCTGATGGAGGTTTGCTTTACTCAATTCTTAACTCTGATCAGCTCCTTCGCATGGTAAAAACACCTTACTCTCGTTTTGTTCTGTGTTAATTCAACAGGTGAAATCGCCGAGACTCCTCCCAGAGAGAAGAAGCATAAGAAGAAGAATAGCAAGAAGCGATCCGAACCTGATCCCGACTTACCTTCAACGCGTGATTCCGGTAAGAGATAATTCAAAAGTTTACAGCTTTAGCTCTGGACTTTGTCAAGCTAGGTGGTTTAAAAGGCTCCATTTTTAAAGTTAGGGTTCTTATCTGATGTAGGTGTTGATGAAGATAGAGATGGAGTGTTAGTTGACGACGAGCCAACGATGGGTGATAAGTTCGAGAGTCTTAACTTACTAGGCGGAGAGAAAGTTATCAGTGATGATAATAAGCCTCCTACTGCAGCCTCCGTTAATGTTCTTCTGAGACAAGCATTGCATGCTGATGATCGGTCGCTTCTACTTGATTGCTTGTACAACCGAGATGAACAGGTTTCCGGAAGATGTTGCTTTTACCTTTTCTTCgctctttggtttcttcttaATGCTTACGgttatgtatgtatgtatgctTTTGTATAGGTGATTGCTAATTCGGTTGCTAAGTTGAATTCAGCAGAAGTACTCAAGCTTTTGAGTTCTCTTTTACCAATATTACAATCAAGGTGAGAGTTTGAAGatatatgtatgtgtgtttGTTGAAGCTgacttttttttaaacacttttTTGGTTTGCAGGGGTGCGGTATTAGCTTGTGCGATTCCTTGGATAAAGAGTCTGTTACTTACTCATTCCAGTGGGATTATGTCCCAGGAGTCATCGTTGCTTGCGTTGAACTCCATGTATCAGGTTAGGAACTGCATTAGTTTATCTGCTCACCATAGCGGAGTGGTTGATATGGTATTTGATTGTTTGTGTGTGCAGCTCATAGAATCACGGATATCAACTCTTCACACTGCTGTACAAGTATCAAGCGAATTGGACTTGGTATGTATTGTATTGCCTTGAAACGAGGAAGGATTTGATTTCAATATGTAGTTTAGGGGTAGCATTAGGTGTTTGTTTGAATAACGCATAGGGAGTCTCTGAGGTCGCTTTTTTATGGATAACGCTGACATTTGGACTGTAGAGTATGTTTTACTAATTTGTTGTTGGTTGTGATAATGGCAGATTGTGGACGACTtggatgaagaggaagaagatgaaggtcCTGTGATCTATGAGGACAAGGacagtgatgaagaagaagaaggagaaggagcagAGGAAGCAATGGAGACAGATGAAGAGGCAGACGAATCAGAGGATGAAGAAGCTGCTGATGGTGTCAATAGTTTTGAAGATTTTGACGACATGAGCGATTGAGAAGACTTCCTTAAAACGGAAAGAGTTTTGATTTGTGTGAGGTACTAGTCTCGGCACGCATTTTGTAATACGCAATGGTTTGTATCAGTTAAGACTTTGTCCTGAGAAAagagtttgtttttcttaaaaaaaggtTGACGTCAATATGAAAAGTTATTAGTTAAGCATGgtatataatttacaatttcCATTAAGCTTTAAATAAATCAATTTCCAAtcatttacaattttaataaagtaataaaCTCACATTGATGAATTTTGTTATATCGGTTTGCTTTGGTCCATTGAGAGCATGGTGAGTCACACTCTGAATAGAGTGACTTTTGCTCTGGAGTGACAAAAGAGCATTGGAGACAATAAGGTGCTCCTAGATGGCTGGCGATTTATTTATGCTTGCCACACGTCCCACCACTTCACTCCAAGAATGACACGCTTCGCCAGATGTAGTTTTGCGAGATAGGGAACTTTTGCCACGATGCTGCCGCAGCCCATCCATGATTTGCGTAGTCACCGTCAAGCATGGTATAGAAAACGTACGATGGATCATAAAAATGCGAAAAACTTTGAAAAAATAGAGCA
It encodes the following:
- the LOC108835503 gene encoding uncharacterized protein LOC108835503 — protein: MAKEKLKPLLTSDGGEIAETPPREKKHKKKNSKKRSEPDPDLPSTRDSGVDEDRDGVLVDDEPTMGDKFESLNLLGGEKVISDDNKPPTAASVNVLLRQALHADDRSLLLDCLYNRDEQVIANSVAKLNSAEVLKLLSSLLPILQSRGAVLACAIPWIKSLLLTHSSGIMSQESSLLALNSMYQLIESRISTLHTAVQVSSELDLIVDDLDEEEEDEGPVIYEDKDSDEEEEGEGAEEAMETDEEADESEDEEAADGVNSFEDFDDMSD